In one Serinus canaria isolate serCan28SL12 chromosome 2, serCan2020, whole genome shotgun sequence genomic region, the following are encoded:
- the SRD5A1 gene encoding 3-oxo-5-alpha-steroid 4-dehydrogenase 1, with protein MGFAGDGGVCALWRRAEGPEERRLLELFSYGLMAMGAVSSLLLRFIPMPYGRYSSRRFGWLLPARLAWVLQELPSLLVPLGLAACGGAVAAARPNRVLLGCFLLHYAHRALIFPLLIRAGKPTPFFTFVLALLFCVFNGYLQGRSLTTYATYPPDWLGDSRFITGFLGWLIGMAINIHSDHILRNLRKPGETGYKIPKGGMFEYVSGANFFGEILEWFGFALACCTIESFAFALCSLFILSSRARQHHKWYLEKFEDYPKDRKIVIPFLY; from the exons ATGGGCTTCGCCGGCGATGGCGGCGTGTGCGCGCTGTGGCGCCGGGCCGAGGGCCCCGAGGAGCGGCGGCTGCTGGAGCTCTTCTCCTACGGGCTGATGGCGATGGGCGCCgtgtcctccctgctgctccgCTTCATCCCCATGCCCTACGGCCGGTACTCCTCGAGGCGCTTCGGCTGGCTGCTGCCCGCCCGCCTcgcctgggtgctgcaggagctgccctccctcctcGTCCCGCTCGGGCTCGCCGCCTGTGGCGGGGCGGTCGCGGCCGCCCGGCCCAACCGcgtcctgctgggctgcttcctcctgcactACGCGCACAG GGCACTCATCTTTCCTCTTCTGATCCGTGCAGGAAAACCAACGccatttttcacttttgtgtTAGCActtctgttctgtgttttcaaCGGGTACTTGCAGGGTCGAAGCTTAACCACCTATGCAACTTACCCTCCAGACTGGCTGGGTGACTCACGCTTCATTACAG GTTTCTTAGGATGGTTGATTGGCATGGCCATCAATATTCATTCTGATCATATTCTCAGAAATCTGAGAAAACCAGGAGAAACTGGTTACAAAATACCTAAAG GAGGAATGTTTGAGTATGTCAGCGGAGCCAACTTTTTTGGAGagatcctggaatggtttgggtttgccCTTGCCTGCTGCACCATTGAAAGCTTTGCATTTGCGTTGTGTAGTCTCTTCATCCTGAGTTCAAGGGCTAGACAACACCACAA atggTACCTTGAGAAATTTGAAGACTAtccaaaggacagaaaaattgTCATCCCATTTTTGTACTGA
- the NSUN2 gene encoding RNA cytosine C(5)-methyltransferase NSUN2: MGRRARDRRRQQQRQQRQERGGGGDQAGWAGGYPEIVKENELFERYYRELGIVPAGEWDAFMAALREPLPATLRITGYRSHAREILHCLKEKYFRELQDLEVDGQKVEMPQSLSWYPEELAWHTNLSRKILRKSPQLEKFHQFLVSETECGNISRQEAVSMIPPLLLNVSPHHKILDMCAAPGSKTAQLIEMLHADMNVPFPSGFVIANDVDNKRCYLLVHQAKRLNSPCIMVVNHDASSIPNLQIDVDGRKEILFYDRILCDVPCSGDGTMRKNIDVWKKWTTQNSLQLHGLQLRIATRGVEQLAEGGRMVYSTCSLNPIENEAVIASLLEKSQGALELADVSSELPGLKRMPGITKWKVMLKDGQWFEEWKDVPSHRQTQIRPTMFPVKDEEKLKAMNLERCLRILPHHQNTGGFFVAVLIKKSPMPWNKRQPKVHQKLPQRTGDTEVTAANSDNGSGCIIEEPTNAENEESKKMQELQNLDAEQSKKEGVCGPPPSKKMKLFGFKEDPFVFLPEDDPLFIPIQKFYALDPSFPKMNLLTRTQEGKKRQLYMVSEELRNVLLNNSEKMKVINTGIKVWSRNSDGEQFGCAFRLAQEGIYTLYPFIHARIINVCIEDVKILLTQENPFLSKFSSETQKKVKDMAMGSIVLKYDPDPEKPHDLQCPIVLCGWQGKTSLRAFVPKNERLHYLRMMGVEVFKAKRKEEELEDKTEEEVQQRLVQTEEIMDVEDKEHDLVTKMEAEIGEESSQSPVKSSAMEIENKIEDLDQSSKNANTHVSQEAKDTGVSDVKD; the protein is encoded by the exons ATGGGCCGCAGGGCGCGGGACCgccggcggcagcagcagcggcagcaaCGGCAAGAgcgaggcggcggcggggaccAGGCG GGCTGGGCCGGCGGCTACCCCGAGATCGTGAAGGAGAACGAGCTGTTCGAGCGGTACTACCGGGAGCTGGGCATCGTGCCCGCCGGAGAGTGGGACGCGTTCATGGCGGCGCTGCGGGAGCCGCTGCCCGCCACGCTGCGCATCACCGGCTACCGCAG CCACGCCAGAGAGATTCTCCACTGCTTGAAGGAAAAGTACTTCCGAGAGCTGCAGGACCTGGAGGTGGATGGCCAAAAAGTCGAGATGCCGCAGTCGCTGAGCTG GTATCCTGAAGAGTTAGCCTGGCACACTAACTTGAGTAGAAAAATCTTACGCAAGTCCCCGCAACTGGAAAAGTTTCATCAGTTTCTGGTTAGCGAGACAGAATGT ggAAACATCAGTCGTCAGGAGGCTGTTAGTATGATCCCACCTCTGCTGCTTAATGTTAGCCCTCATCATAAG ATTCTAGATAtgtgtgctgctcctggatctAAGACTGCACAGCTCATTGAAATGTTGCATGCAGACATGAATGTTCCCTTTCCCA GCGGTTTTGTAATTGCCAATGATGTTGACAACAAGCGCTGCTATTTGCTGGTTCATCAGGCTAAGAGACTGAACAGTCCTTGCATTATGGTGGTAAATCATGATGCCTCCAGCATTCCTAACCTTCAAATAGATGTTGATGGAAGAAAAGAGATCCTCTTCTATGACAGGATTTTATGTGATGTCCCCTGCAG CGGAGATGGAACCATGAGGAAAAACATTGATGTGTGGAAGAAGTGGACAACACAAAACAGTTTGCAGCTCCATGG TTTGCAGTTGAGAATTGCAACCCGTGGTGTTGAGCAGCTGGCAGAAGGTGGGAGAATGGTGTATTCCACGTGTTCCTTGAATCCCATCGAAAATGAAGCTGTGATCGCATCTCTGCTGGAAAAGAGTCAAG GTGCCTTAGAACTTGCTGATGTCTCTTCTGAGTTACCAGGTTTGAAGAGGATGCCAGGAATTACAAAATGGAAG GTGATGCTGAAAGATGGGCAGTGGTTTGAGGAGTGGAAAGATGTGCCTTCACATAGACAAACACAAATACGTCCTACTATGTTTCCAGTGAAAGATGAAGAGAAGCTAAAGGCAATGAATCTGGAGCGCTG TCTTAGGATATTGCCACATCACCAGAACACAGGTGGCTTCTTTGTGGCTGTCTTAATAAAAAAGTCTCCAATGCCATGGAATAAACGTCAGCCTAAG GTTCATCAGAAATTACCACAAAGAACAGGAGATACTGAAGTGACAGCAGCTAATTCAGATAATGGTTCTGGCTGTATTATTGAAGAACCAACAAATGCTGAAAATGAAGAGTCTAAGAAAATGCAAGAATTGCAGAATTTGGATGCTGAGCAGAGTAAAAAGGAAGGAGTATGCGG ACCACCACCAtctaaaaaaatgaagttgtttggttttaaagAAGACCCCTTTGTGTTTCTCCCTGAGGATGATCCATTGTTCATTCCTATCCA GAAGTTTTATGCATTGGACCCATCATTTCCCAAGATGAATTTACTGACTCGAactcaagaaggaaaaaagaggcaGCTGTACATGGTTTCTGAGGAGCTAAGGAATGTGCTTCTGAACAATAGTGAGAAGATGAAG GTTATCAACACAGGGATAAAAGTCTGGTCTCGCAACAGTGATGGTGAACAGTTTGGATGTGCCTTCAGATTAGCACAAGAG GGCATTTATACTCTGTACCCATTCATTCATGCAAGGATTATAAACGTCTGCATAGAAGATGTCAAAATTCTGCTAACCCAGGAAAATCCATTCTTAAGTAAATTTAGCAGtgaaacacagaagaaagtCAAAGATATGG CGATGGGAAGTATAGTTCTGAAGTACGACCCAGACCCTGA AAAACCTCATGATCTTCAGTGTCCAATAGTGCTGTGTGGTTGGCAAGGGAAGACATCACTGCGTGCCTTTGTGCCCAAGAATGAGAGACTCCATTACCTGAGGATGATGGGAGTTGAAGTGTTTaaagcaaagaggaaagaggaggaattgGAAGACAAAACTGAGGAAGAAGTTCAACAGAGACTGGTGCAAACAGAGGAAATAATGGATGTGGAAGATAAAGAACATGATTTAGTCACAAAAATGGAAGCAGAAATAGGTGAAGAGTCTTCTCAGAGTCCTGTCAAAAGCAGTGCtatggaaatagaaaataaaattgaggaTTTAGATCAATCTAGTAAAAATGCCAACACTCATGTAAGCCAGGAAGCCAAAGACACGGGTGTGAGTGATGTGAAAGATTAG